From the Montipora capricornis isolate CH-2021 chromosome 2, ASM3666992v2, whole genome shotgun sequence genome, one window contains:
- the LOC138037736 gene encoding melanocyte-stimulating hormone receptor-like produces MNKSLVNPSCFFLTMNIGQTEATFMANVVTCILNSLLSPITCAGNFIIVYVIWKSRDLHSPTFFLLGCLAGADFLVGAICHPSLVASKIAELQGDPSLVCSLRIFQCMSAWITGSVSLSLLALVSIDCLLALTLHLRYNSVVSISRMRFAVLLIWVATATTVSLRFAVTSWLVIPLLSLLITFLVILLCTYKIFHIVGKHRRQIREQNMAMNVDANASNELKCRKSAVTVVYVYGLLLTFYIPLFATVLADIMIGSTPSVKIAYDFSTTAVFINSLWNPVVYCWRIREIRQSVKSVLRRPQQH; encoded by the coding sequence ATGAACAAGTCACTGGTGAATCCGAGTTgcttttttcttacaatgaaCATAGGCCAGACGGAAGCAACATTTATGGCAAATGTTGTTACGTGTATCCTGAACTCGCTTCTTTCTCCGATAACGTGTGCCGGGAATTTTATCATTGTATACGTGATTTGGAAGTCACGAGACCTTCATTCGCCAACTTTTTTTCTGCTGGGTTGTCTCGCAGGTGCAGATTTCCTTGTGGGAGCAATCTGTCATCCATCTTTGGTTGCTAGCAAAATAGCTGAACTTCAAGGAGATCCAAGCCTTGTGTGTTCATTGAGAATTTTTCAGTGCATGAGTGCGTGGATAACAGGCTCCGTATCTTTGTCCCTTTTAGCGCTTGTGTCCATCGATTGCCTTCTTGCTCTCACACTTCATTTAAGATACAATTCCGTTGTCTCGATTTCTCGCATGCGTTTCGCAGTTTTGCTAATATGGGTTGCCACTGCAACTACTGTATCATTGAGGTTTGCAGTTACCAGCTGGCTAGTTATCCCGTTACTATCACTGCTCATTACTTTTCTTGTCATTTTGTTGTGCACCTACAAAATATTCCACATCGTTGGAAAACATCGACGACAAATACGAGAGCAAAACATGGCCATGAACGTGGATGCGAATGCGTCGAACGAGCTCAAATGCAGAAAATCAGCGGTGACTGTTGTTTATGTCTATGGTTTGCTCCTAACGTTTTATATTCCATTGTTTGCAACGGTTCTTGCGGACATCATGATTGGGTCTACTCCATCCGTGAAGATTGCTTACGACTTTTCCACAACAGCTGTTTTCATCAACTCGCTTTGGAATCCAGTCGTGTACTGCTGGCGAATACGAGAGATACGCCAATCTGTGAAAAGTGTGCTGAGAAGACCACAGCAACATTAA
- the LOC138033033 gene encoding uncharacterized protein, producing MNVGQTEATFMPNVVTCILNLLLSPITCAGNFIIVYVIWKSRDLHSPSSFLLDCLAAADFLVGVICQPSLVASRLAELQGNPSLICPLNMLQVMSAWITGGVPLFILALVSIDRLLALTLHLRYNSIVTVSRMCFAVLLIWVAAATTFSLRFAVSPVTNLKIIPLLLLLITFLVIAFCTYKIFHIVGKHRRQIREQNMVMNIGANASNELKCRKSAPMFFMFMNVRTILKASIKHYEQVTGEYELLFSYNERGPNGSNIYGKCCYVYPKLASFPDNVCWEFYHCIRDLEITRPSFAIFFLLGCLAGADFLVGVICHPSLVPNKIAELQGDPSLVCSLRIFQSLSAWITGGVSLLLLALVSIDRLLALTLHLRYNSVVSVSRMRFAVLLIWVGTATTVSLRFAVTSWLIIPLLSLLITFLVIAFCTYKIFHIVGKHRRQIREQNMAIHVNANASNELKCRKSAVTVVYVYGLLLTFYIPLFATVLADNMIGYTGSVKIAYDFSTTAVFINSLWNPVVYCWRIREIRQAVKRVLRRPQQH from the exons atgaaCGTGGGCCAAACGGAAGCAACATTTATGCCAAATGTTGTTACGTGTATCCTGAACTTGCTGCTTTCTCCGATAACCTGTGCAGGGAATTTTATCATTGTATACGTGATTTGGAAGTCACGAGACCTTCATTCGCCATCTTCTTTTCTGCTGGATTGTCTCGCAGCTGCAGATTTCCTCGTGGGAGTGATCTGTCAGCCATCTTTGGTGGCTAGTAGACTAGCCGAACTTCAAGGAAATCCAAGCCTCATCTGTCCATTGAACATGCTTCAGGTCATGAGTGCGTGGATAACAGGCGGCGTGCCTTTGTTCATTTTAGCGCTTGTGTCCATCGACCGACTTCTTGCTCTCACACTTCATTTAAGATACAATTCCATTGTCACGGTTTCTCGCATGTGTTTCGCAGTTTTGCTAATATGGGTTGCCGCTGCAACTACTTTCTCATTGAGGTTTGCAGTCAGTCCAGTTACTAACTTGAAAATAATCCCGTTACTATTACTGCTCATTACTTTTCTTGTCATTGCGTTCTGCACCTACAAAATATTCCACATCGTTGGAAAACATCGACGACAAATACGAGAGCAAAACATGGTCATGAACATTGGTGCGAATGCGTCGAACGAGCTCAAATGCAGAAAATCAGCGCCAATGTTCTTTATGTTTATG AATGTTAGGACAATACTGAAGGCTTCAATCAAGCATTATGAACAAGTCACTGGTGAATACGAGTTgcttttttcttacaatgaaCGTGGGCCAAACGGAAGCAACATTTATGGCAAATGTTGTTACGTGTATCCTAAACTCGCTTCTTTCCCCGATAACGTGTGCTGGGAATTTTATCATTGTATACGTGATTTGGAAATCACGAGACCTTCATTCGCCATCTTTTTTCTTCTGGGTTGTCTCGCAGGTGCAGATTTCCTTGTGGGAGTGATCTGTCATCCATCTTTGGTTCCTAACAAAATAGCCGAACTTCAAGGAGATCCAAGCCTTGTGTGTTCATTGAGAATTTTTCAGTCCTTGAGTGCGTGGATAACAGGCGGCGTATCTTTGCTCCTTTTAGCGCTTGTGTCCATCGATCGCCTTCTTGCTCTCACACTTCATTTAAGATACAATTCCGTTGTCTCGGTTTCTCGCATGCGTTTCGCAGTTTTGTTAATATGGGTTGGCACTGCAACTACTGTATCATTGAGGTTTGCAGTTACCAGCTGGCTAATTATCCCGTTACTATCACTGCTTATCACTTTTCTTGTCATTGCGTTCTGCACCTACAAAATATTCCACATCGTTGGAAAACATCGACGACAAATACGAGAGCAAAACATGGCCATTCACGTGAATGCGAATGCGTCGAACGAGCTCAAATGCAGAAAATCAGCGGTGACTGTTGTTTATGTCTATGGTTTGCTCCTAACATTTTATATTCCATTGTTTGCAACGGTTCTTGCGGACAACATGATTGGGTATACTGGATCCGTGAAGATTGCTTACGACTTTTCCACAACAGCTGTTTTCATCAACTCGCTTTGGAATCCAGTCGTGTACTGCTGGCGAATACGAGAGATACGCCAAGCTGTGAAACGTGTGCTAAGAAGACCACAGCAACATTAA
- the LOC138033038 gene encoding probable G-protein coupled receptor 21, giving the protein MADFASSPGADFLVGVICHPSLVPNKIAELQGDPSLVCSLRIFQSLSAWITGGVSLLLLALVSIDRLLALTLHLRYNSVVSISRMRFAVLLIWVATATTVSLRFAVTSWLIIPLLSLLITFLVIAFCTYKIFHIVGKHRRQIREQNMAIHVNANASNELKCRKSAVTVVYVYGLLLTFYIPLFATVLADNMIGYTGSVKIAYDFSTTAVFINSLWNPVVYCWRIREIRQAVKRVLRRPQQH; this is encoded by the exons ATGGCGGACTTCGCTTCGTCGCCAG GTGCAGATTTCCTTGTGGGAGTGATCTGTCATCCATCTTTGGTTCCTAACAAAATAGCCGAACTTCAAGGAGATCCAAGCCTTGTGTGTTCATTGAGAATTTTTCAGTCCTTGAGTGCGTGGATAACAGGCGGCGTATCTTTGCTCCTTTTAGCGCTTGTGTCCATCGATCGCCTTCTTGCTCTCACACTTCATTTAAGATACAATTCCGTTGTCTCGATTTCTCGCATGCGTTTCGCAGTTTTGTTAATATGGGTTGCCACTGCAACTACTGTATCATTGAGGTTTGCAGTTACCAGCTGGCTAATTATCCCGTTACTATCACTGCTTATCACTTTTCTTGTCATTGCGTTCTGCACCTACAAAATATTCCACATCGTTGGAAAACATCGACGACAAATACGAGAGCAAAACATGGCCATTCACGTGAATGCGAATGCGTCGAACGAGCTCAAATGCAGAAAATCAGCGGTGACTGTTGTTTATGTCTATGGTTTGCTCCTAACATTTTATATTCCATTGTTTGCAACGGTTCTTGCGGACAACATGATTGGGTATACTGGATCCGTGAAGATTGCTTACGACTTTTCCACAACAGCTGTTTTCATCAACTCGCTTTGGAATCCAGTCGTGTACTGCTGGCGAATACGAGAGATACGCCAAGCTGTGAAACGTGTGCTAAGAAGACCACAGCAACATTAA